The DNA sequence AGGCCCAGCGTGAGCAGCGGATGCTCCCACCAGCGCGGATCGAGCAGGCACGCGGCGAGCACGGCCGCGGTGCCGAGCGGCGGCGTCGTCGTCCGGTAGACGACGATCGCGTTCGTCATCGCGCGTCCAGGGCGGCGCGGATGTCGCGCACGAGCGCGAGCGCGGCGTCGACGCCCTGTTGCTCGAGCGTCTGCACGAGCGCCGAGCCCACCACCACGCCGTCGGCGAGCGTCGCCACGCTGCGGGCCTGCTCCGGCGTCGAGATGCCGAAGCCGACGCAGATCGGCAGGTCGCAGACGGACCGCAGGCGGGCGATGGTCTCACCGAGATCCGCGGCCACGCCCTGATGCACGCCGGTGACACCGAGGCGGCTGATCAAGTACACGAAGCCGCTGCCGTGCTTGGCGATCTCGGCCATGCGCTCGCGCGGCGTGGTCGGCGCGACCAACCGCACGAACTCGAGTGGACCGCCGCCGAGCCACGCCTCACGCTCGGGATCTGCCGCGACCGGCAAGTCGGTCACCAGCACTCCGCTCACGCCCGCATCATGCGCGCGCTGCAGCACGCCGGGCCCCGCCTTCATGAGCGGATTGAGATACGAGAACAGCACCACCGGTGCCGCAGGCCGCGCTTCGGCGATGATCGCCAGGGCACGTTCGAGCGTGACGCCCTGTGCCAGCGCCCGCTGCGAACTGCCCTGGATGATCGGGCCGTCGGCCAGCGGATCGGAGAATGGAATCCCCACCTCGAGCACGTCGCAGCCGGCGGCCGGCAGCTCACGGATGAGGCGCACGGAATCGGCCGGCGTCGGGTGTCCCGCAGTGACATAGCAGACGAGCGCACGGCGCCCTTCGGCGCGCAGCGCACGCATTCGGTCAGTGAGCACGATCTCAGACGAAGTAGTCGCCGACCTTGATGCCGTAGCGCTCGGGGTCGGCAGTCTTGATGATGGACTTCTTGAAGGTCCCCGCCTCGTCCTTCTCGGCGAGGTCGAAGAGGCGCCCCGGGTGCTCGATGTTGCCGAGGTCGTCGCTGATGATGCGCACGATGGGCCGGGAGAGCATTTCGGGGATCGGATTGACGGCATGCACGATTGCCAGCTCGAAGGAGTCGAGCACCACCAGCGTGCCGACCGGATAGATGCCCAGCAGCGCGACGAAGGCCTTCACGACCACCGGATCCATGCCGCGGCGCGGATTGTCGCGCATTTCCTGCAGCACCTGCGCGGGCGAGAGCGGCACCGTGGTGTACACGCGCCGCGACGTCGCGGCGTCGAAGGCGTCGGCCACGGCGACGATCTTGCTGTAGAACGTCATCTCGGCGATGCGCAGCGAGCGCGGATAGCCCGTGAGGTCGCGCTTCATGTGGTGCTGGTAGGCCACCATCATCGAGCGATACGGGAACTCCGACTGCTCGCGCAGCTGGAAGAGCGCGAGCACGCCCAGCCACGGGTGCGCCATGACGAGGCGCCACTCCTCTTCCGCGAGCGCATCGGGCTTCTGGATGATGTCGATCGGCACTCGCGACTTGCCGATGTCGTGGAACAGCGCCGTGAAGCCGAGGTCGTAGAGCTGGAGGCGGGTCAGGCCGAGGCGCCGGCCCAGCGCGATCGAGAAGATCGACACGTTGACGCAGTGCGTGAACGTGTAGTCGTCGTAATCGCGGATGGTCGTGAGGCCGACCAACGACGTCTCGTCCGTGAGGATCTGGTCGACGATGCCCTGCACCACGCGCTTGATCTTCTTGACGTTGGGGCTCTGCCCCATGCGCACGGAGTTCAGGACTTCCTTCGTCGTCGTCACCGACTGCTGGTAGGTGCGCTTGGCGCGTTCCTTGGCCTCGCCCTCGTCCTCGGGGTTGTCGTCGCTCTCCGGCGGCGGCGCGAGGTCGAACACGCCGACGTTCGTCTCGTTGAGCCGCGTGTTGAGCAGCTCGAAGCGTTCGCCCGCCGTCTTGCCCTGCGGGTTGATGAGGAACGAGAGCAGCACCGTCCAGTCGCGCACCGTCGGCCGGTCCACGAAGCGGATCTGGCCGACGCCGGCATCGCGGCAGCGGTTGAGGAGGAACGAGAAGCTCGTGTAGTTGTCGAGGTCGAGCTTCATGCGGGTCGCGTTCAGGAACAGGAACTCGCCCGCGAGCCGGAACTCGCACTCCCCGTCGCCGTCGATGAGCTCGGCGGACAGCTTCGTGAGGTCCTCGAGGCCCTTCTGCACGACGGCATTCTCGAGGGGATACATCTTGAGGTTGCGCAGGGCGACGTAGAACGCCGTCACCCAGGTGCGGCCGATGCGGCGCACCGTGCCCTCGCCGAGGCCGACGGCCCCGAGCGCCTGGGTGTTGCGCGCGACGCCGCTGAGGCGGCCGTCCGGCGGCGTGCCCGTCATGTGGCGCTCCCCGCCGCGGGACCGCGCAGGGCGCGTGTCACGGCGTTGCGGACGATCACGTCCTTGTCGTTGGCCGACTTCTGCAGCACGGCACGCGAGGCGTCGCTGTTGATGCGGCCGAGGGCCACGGCGGCACAGGCGCGCAACTCAGGGTCTTCCTTCTTGGCGAAGAGCCCACCCTTCACCGTGAGGATCGGGTCGAGTGTGGCGATGCCCGCATCGCCGCAGATGCTGCCGTAGTACTCGAAGAGCGCGATGCGCTCGGTGCGGTCCATGTCCTTCGTCCCGCCGCCGGTGATGATTGCCTGCACTTTCTGCAGGGCCGGCCGGTGCGTCCGCGCGGTCAGCGCACGGATCACCGTGAGCCGGATGTCGCGCTCCGGATCGAGCAACGCCGCCTCGAGGGCGCTCAGCGCGCCCGGCGTGCCGATATCCATGAGGGCGGTGACGCAGGCCGCGCGCACCGGCCGCTCCGCACCGCTGGCCAGCACCTCCCCGAGCGACGGCACCGCGGCCGCCGTGCGCATGGACCCCGCGCGGCGGATCGCCTCGCGGGCCACCGAGGTCTTCGCATCCTTCACCAGCCGGACCAGTTCGCTGGTGTTCGACTGCGCGAGCCGCTCGGCGCTGGCCTCGAGCAGCGGCTTGAGCTCGGTGTTCTGGCTGCGGTCGATGAAGTCGAGGATCGTGCCGAGCGCCGTCGGCTTCAGCTGCGCGAAGAGCTGGATCAGGTCGTCCTTCGCCGGTAGGCGCGTCGACTCCTCGAGCGCCTGGATCATCTGGCTCAGGGCGTCCGGGTGCGAGAGCCGATCCGACAGCTTGCCGAGGCGCTCGCGCTCCTGCGGGCGCACCTCGCGGGCACGCTGCATCGTGCCCTCGATCTCCTTGAGGAGATACGCCACGTTGCTGAACTGCCCGGCGGCCAGCATGTGGATGACCAAGGCCTCGAGGTCGCCGACGATTTCCTCGCGCACGAGGGCGTCGACTTGCAGCTCGAAGATGTCGAGCAGCGCCTGCAGCACGAGCTTCCGGAGGTCGAGGGCGTACTCGCGCTCCGTCTCCTGCCGCAAGTACTCGATCTCATTCGGGTCCAGGAAGTACAGCGTCGCATCGAAGTCGTCCATCGACACGATGCCGGGCGGGCGCGGGGGCTTGGCGCCGTCGCCCGCCTTGCCCTGCTCCTCCGTCGTCTCTTCCTGCCCCTCGTCAATCGCCTGCTTCGCCTCTTCAATCGCCTGCGTCGGCGGCTCGAAGGCTGCGCCCGCAGGCGCCGGCCAGCGGCCCGCGTTCGCGTCGGGGTCCAGCGGCGCCGCGGGATCGTTGATCTCGACGTAGCGGTACTTCAGGCACTGGAAGTCCTGCTCCCAGAGCAGCGTGAGCAGGTCGTCTTCATGCGGCTGCGCGTGGCGGACCTTCGGGATGATGGCGAGGAACCGCTCCATCTCCTCGTCCTCGAAGCCCGGGAACCAGATCATCTCGCGCAGGCCGTCCTTGAACAGCAGCCACGGCAGCGAATCGCCGCCCTTCTCGGGATGCGAGTTGACCACGACCCCGTACCACTTGAGCTCGGTATCGGTCACCTGCAGCACGAGGCTGCCCATGTGCTGCCACAGCGGCGCGAGCGCGGCCTTGGCAGCCGCCATCGCCTTCTGGTGCTGGGCGTTGTTCGGCAGGTAGAGCTGGTAGGCCTTGATGGCCTTGTCGAAGACGCGCAGCGCGTCCTCGACGACCGCCGGCGGACACGGCGGGGCTTCGACGGTTTCGGTCGCGGCCGGGTCGGTCACGCGTGCCGCACCCCGCCTGCCAAGACCTCGGCCACTTGGGACACGTCCTTGTCGCCGCGTCCGCTGACGCAGAGCAGGATGCAGTCGTCGGCGGCGAAGCGGCCCGCCTGCTCCGCGATCCACGCCACCGCGTGCGACGTCTCGAGCGCGGGGATGATGCCCTCGAGGCGGCTCAGCAACTCGAACCCGCAGAGCGCCGCCCCGTCGGTCACCGCCACGTACTGGGCACGACCGCTGTCGCGCAGGTACGAGTGCTCGGGTCCCACGCCGGGATAATCGAGGCCGGCGGAGATGGAGTGCGCCGGATGCACCTGGCCGTCTTCGTCCTGCAGCAAGTAGCTCAGCGTGCCGTGCAACACGCCGGGCACGCCGTGCGACAGCGACGCCGAGTGCCGCCCGGTGTCGAGACCTTCGCCCGCCGCTTCCACGCCCACCAGCCGCACGGCAGCGTCATCCACGAAGGCATGGAAGATCCCCATCGCGTTTGACCCGCCTCCCACACAGGCCACCACGTGGCTGGGCAGCCGGCCGGCCCGCTGCAGCATCTGCGCCCGCGCCTCGCGGCCGATGATCGCCTGGAAGTCGCGCACCATGCGCGGATACGGTGCGGGCCCGACCACAGACCCGATGATGTAGTGCGAGTGCTCGCAGGTTGCGACCCAGTCCCGGATCGCCTCGCTCGTGGCGTCCTTGAGCGTGCGCGTACCCGCCGTCACCGGCACGACCGTCGCGCCCATGAGCCGCATGCGGAAGACATTCAGCTGCTGCCGCCGCATGTCCTCCTCGCCCATGTAGACCACGCACTGCAGGCCGAGGCGCGCGCACACCGTGGCGGTCGCGACGCCATGCTGGCCCGCACCCGTCTCGGCGATGATGCGCCTCTTGCCCATGCGCTTGGAGAGCAAGGCTTGGGCCAGCGCGTTGTTGATCTTGTGCGCGCCCGTGTGATTCAGGTCTTCGCGCTTGAGCCACACCGGCACGCCGACGCGTGCGCTGAGGTTCGGGGCCTCGGTGAGCGCGGACGGACGCCCGACATAGGTCTCGAGCATGTGCGTGAGCTCGCCGGTGAAGGCGGGGTCCGCCAAGGCCTCGGCGAGCGCGACCTCGAGTTGGTCGAGCGCAGGCACCAGGGTCTCTGGGACGTAGCGCCCACCGAAAGCTCCAAACCGATCCGTCGCGACCTGCGTCATTGCACCTCGTGCGCGCGTACCGTCTCCGCGAACGCGCGCATCCGTTCAGGGTCCTTGATCCCGGGCGCGGATTCGACGCCCGACGATACATCTACTATATCAGCGGGAACCGTTCGCAGCGCGGTCGCGACATTCTCCGGCCGGAGCCCTCCTGCCAACACCACGCGCCCCCGCCGCCGCAGACGCGCCACCGCAGGCGCCACGGCGGTCCAATCGAGCGCGACGCCCGTCCCTCCCAACTGCCCCGGCACCGCCGCGTCCAGCACGATCGCGTCGATGCCGTCGCCGTACCAATCGGCCGCGGCTTCGACGTCGCGCACGTCCGAAACATGCTTCACCGCCCAGACCCGCCCATCGAACGCCGCCCGCAATCCTACCCGGTGCTCTCGCGATTCGCCATAGGACAATTGCACGACTTCCAGTGCTGCGGCGCGCGCAATCGCCAGCACCTCGTCGACGCCCTGCGCACCGAACACACCGACCCGCCGCGTACCGCTGCCGACGGTGGGCGACAGCACCTCGCTGGCCCGGGTGGGATCGAGCAATCGCGGACCGCCGGCGAAGATGACGCCGGCGAACGCCGCGCCCAATCGCACCGCCTCCGCAGCATCCACCGAGCGCGTGAGCCCGCAGAACTTGACCTCAGCCACGACCGGTCCGCGTCACCGCGGCCAGGGCGCGCAGCGTTCCTTCGACATCCGCGGCCACCGAAAGGGACGACCCGACGAGCACCGCGTCCGCGCCGAGTGCCGCAGCGCGCGCGACGCCGGCGGCATCCGTGATGCCGCTCTCGTAGACCGCCACGCGATCGGCGGGGACCAGCGGAATCATCCGCGCGCCGACCTCCGGCTCGATCACCAGCGTCTCGAGATCCCGGTTGTTGACGCCAATCACCGCCTGCGGGATGCCCACCGCCCGGGTGAGCTCCGCCTCGTCGCGAATCTCGACGAGCGGGGTCAATCCGAGCGCCGTGGCCGCCGCACCTAGCTCCGCCAACTCGGAGGGATCAAGGGCACGCGCAATGAGCAGCACCGCGGAGGCCCCGTAGGCACGCGCCTCGAGCAGTTGGACCTCGTGCGTGATGAAGTCCTTGCGCAATAGCGGCACGGGCACGGCCGCGCGCGCATCGCGAAGGTCGGCGAGACTGCCCCCGAAGCGCGACGGTTCGGTGAGAATCGACAGCGCGGCGGCACCGCCGGCGACGTACCGGCGCGTCCGGTCGGCGGCATCGAGTGAGGCATCCAGAGTGCCCTTGGACGGCGAGCTGCGCTTGAGCTCCGCGATGACCGCCACCTGTGGACGCCGGAGCGCCGCCGCGAAGTCGGGGACCGGCCCCGCCTCGCGGACAATTGCCTCAAGCTCCGCCCGTCCGAGCGCGCTCTCGCGCGCCCGCATCCGGGAGCGCTCGGTGAGCTCCCCCAGCGGACCGGTGGGCGGGGTCCAACGTCTGGCTTGTGCTTCGGGCAATGTTCGGATACCGTTACTTCGGGTCGTGTTCGGGCGTCTACCCACGTCGGGCCCCCGGCCCACGACCTCACATCCACCCACGCAGGGGCGATCGCGATGCCGCTCACCAAGGTCCAGCGCAAGATCCTCGACTACCTCCAGAGCTATTCGTCGGAGCACGGCTACGCGCCGAGCTTCGAGGAGATCGCCGAGGCTTTCAACTATAACTCGCTGGCGACGGTGCACGAGCACTTGTCCAACCTCGATCGCAAAGGCTACATCCGGAAGTCGTTCAACGAGTCCCGGGCCATCGAGATCCTGCCGAGCGAGGTGTTCCCCAAGGCCATCGAGCTGCCGATCCGCGGCTCCGTCGCCGCCGGCCTGCCGCTCGAAGCCTTCGAGTCGTCCGAGACCATCGCCGTCCCCGATGCCTTCGTGCGCCGCGCCGGGGAGCACTATGTGCTCCGCGTGCGGGGCAACTCGATGATCGAGGAACAGATCAGCGACGGCGATTACGTCGTGGTGCACGATCGCCCGTCGGCCGACAACGGCGAGATGGTCATCGCCATGCTGGAAGACAACGGCGCGACCGTGAAGCGCTTCTATCGTGAGCGCGACGGCCGCATCCGCCTCCAGCCCGCCAACGCCACGATGGAGCCGATCTATGCCCGCGCCGAGGACGTCCAGGTGAAGGGCGTGGTCGTCGGCGTGATGCGGCGGTACTGAGCGCGGTCCGCGCGCGCCGCTACTTCGTCACGCAGGCGCGGCGCAACCGGCCCAACGCATCCCACCCTGCTCCAGCCGCAAGGGCCTCGCGCGCCAACGTCACACCGGCCGCGAGGTCCTTCGCCTTTCCGGCGACGTAGAGCGCCGCGCCCGCATTCAGCACCACCGCCGATTCTGCACCCGGCCGGCCCTTGCCGAGCAGGACGCGCTCGACGATCTCGGCGTTCTGCGCCGGCTCGCCGCCCCCGAGGTCAGCCGGCACGCAGGGTGCCAGCCCGACCTCCTCGAGATGGAACTCGTAGCGGCGCACCGACCCGCCCTGCAGTTCGATGACCGTCGTCGAGCCCAGCGGCGAGATCTCATCCATGCCCGGCGCGCCGTGCACGACCAGCGAGTGGACCGTGCCGAGTTCCGCGAGTGCGCCAGCGATGAGCTCGAGCCGCGTCGGGTCGGCGACGCCGATCACCTGACGCCCGGCCATCGCCGGGTTCGCCAGTGGCCCAATCAGGTTCATCACCGTCTGGATGCCCATCTCGCGGCGCACGGGCCCCACGTGGCGCATGGCCGGGTGCATGGTCGGCGCGAACATGAACACGATGCCGGCCTCGTCGAGCACCTCCCCCATGCGCGCCACCGGCAGGTCGATCGGCACCCCCAGCGCCTCGAGCACGTCGGCGCTGCCGGACTTCGACGTGAACGAGCGGTTGCCGTGCTTCGCGACGCGCACACCCGCGCCCGCCGCGAGGACCGCCGCCGCGGTGGAGATGTTGAACGTCGTCACGCCCCCGCCGCCCGTGCCGCAGGTGTCCACCAACTCGTCCGGCCGTGGGACGTCGAGTCGCGTCATCGCCGTGCGGAGCGCACGCGCGGCGCCCGCGACTTCGCTGGCGCGCTCCCCGCGCACGCGCAGGCCCATCAGCAACGCGGCCATCTGCGCCGACGTG is a window from the Pseudogemmatithrix spongiicola genome containing:
- the trpA gene encoding tryptophan synthase subunit alpha produces the protein MLTDRMRALRAEGRRALVCYVTAGHPTPADSVRLIRELPAAGCDVLEVGIPFSDPLADGPIIQGSSQRALAQGVTLERALAIIAEARPAAPVVLFSYLNPLMKAGPGVLQRAHDAGVSGVLVTDLPVAADPEREAWLGGGPLEFVRLVAPTTPRERMAEIAKHGSGFVYLISRLGVTGVHQGVAADLGETIARLRSVCDLPICVGFGISTPEQARSVATLADGVVVGSALVQTLEQQGVDAALALVRDIRAALDAR
- a CDS encoding HD-GYP domain-containing protein; the encoded protein is MTGTPPDGRLSGVARNTQALGAVGLGEGTVRRIGRTWVTAFYVALRNLKMYPLENAVVQKGLEDLTKLSAELIDGDGECEFRLAGEFLFLNATRMKLDLDNYTSFSFLLNRCRDAGVGQIRFVDRPTVRDWTVLLSFLINPQGKTAGERFELLNTRLNETNVGVFDLAPPPESDDNPEDEGEAKERAKRTYQQSVTTTKEVLNSVRMGQSPNVKKIKRVVQGIVDQILTDETSLVGLTTIRDYDDYTFTHCVNVSIFSIALGRRLGLTRLQLYDLGFTALFHDIGKSRVPIDIIQKPDALAEEEWRLVMAHPWLGVLALFQLREQSEFPYRSMMVAYQHHMKRDLTGYPRSLRIAEMTFYSKIVAVADAFDAATSRRVYTTVPLSPAQVLQEMRDNPRRGMDPVVVKAFVALLGIYPVGTLVVLDSFELAIVHAVNPIPEMLSRPIVRIISDDLGNIEHPGRLFDLAEKDEAGTFKKSIIKTADPERYGIKVGDYFV
- a CDS encoding HEAT repeat domain-containing protein; this encodes MTDPAATETVEAPPCPPAVVEDALRVFDKAIKAYQLYLPNNAQHQKAMAAAKAALAPLWQHMGSLVLQVTDTELKWYGVVVNSHPEKGGDSLPWLLFKDGLREMIWFPGFEDEEMERFLAIIPKVRHAQPHEDDLLTLLWEQDFQCLKYRYVEINDPAAPLDPDANAGRWPAPAGAAFEPPTQAIEEAKQAIDEGQEETTEEQGKAGDGAKPPRPPGIVSMDDFDATLYFLDPNEIEYLRQETEREYALDLRKLVLQALLDIFELQVDALVREEIVGDLEALVIHMLAAGQFSNVAYLLKEIEGTMQRAREVRPQERERLGKLSDRLSHPDALSQMIQALEESTRLPAKDDLIQLFAQLKPTALGTILDFIDRSQNTELKPLLEASAERLAQSNTSELVRLVKDAKTSVAREAIRRAGSMRTAAAVPSLGEVLASGAERPVRAACVTALMDIGTPGALSALEAALLDPERDIRLTVIRALTARTHRPALQKVQAIITGGGTKDMDRTERIALFEYYGSICGDAGIATLDPILTVKGGLFAKKEDPELRACAAVALGRINSDASRAVLQKSANDKDVIVRNAVTRALRGPAAGSAT
- the trpB gene encoding tryptophan synthase subunit beta, with the protein product MTQVATDRFGAFGGRYVPETLVPALDQLEVALAEALADPAFTGELTHMLETYVGRPSALTEAPNLSARVGVPVWLKREDLNHTGAHKINNALAQALLSKRMGKRRIIAETGAGQHGVATATVCARLGLQCVVYMGEEDMRRQQLNVFRMRLMGATVVPVTAGTRTLKDATSEAIRDWVATCEHSHYIIGSVVGPAPYPRMVRDFQAIIGREARAQMLQRAGRLPSHVVACVGGGSNAMGIFHAFVDDAAVRLVGVEAAGEGLDTGRHSASLSHGVPGVLHGTLSYLLQDEDGQVHPAHSISAGLDYPGVGPEHSYLRDSGRAQYVAVTDGAALCGFELLSRLEGIIPALETSHAVAWIAEQAGRFAADDCILLCVSGRGDKDVSQVAEVLAGGVRHA
- a CDS encoding phosphoribosylanthranilate isomerase translates to MAEVKFCGLTRSVDAAEAVRLGAAFAGVIFAGGPRLLDPTRASEVLSPTVGSGTRRVGVFGAQGVDEVLAIARAAALEVVQLSYGESREHRVGLRAAFDGRVWAVKHVSDVRDVEAAADWYGDGIDAIVLDAAVPGQLGGTGVALDWTAVAPAVARLRRRGRVVLAGGLRPENVATALRTVPADIVDVSSGVESAPGIKDPERMRAFAETVRAHEVQ
- a CDS encoding indole-3-glycerol phosphate synthase TrpC, which translates into the protein MRARESALGRAELEAIVREAGPVPDFAAALRRPQVAVIAELKRSSPSKGTLDASLDAADRTRRYVAGGAAALSILTEPSRFGGSLADLRDARAAVPVPLLRKDFITHEVQLLEARAYGASAVLLIARALDPSELAELGAAATALGLTPLVEIRDEAELTRAVGIPQAVIGVNNRDLETLVIEPEVGARMIPLVPADRVAVYESGITDAAGVARAAALGADAVLVGSSLSVAADVEGTLRALAAVTRTGRG
- the lexA gene encoding transcriptional repressor LexA; protein product: MPLTKVQRKILDYLQSYSSEHGYAPSFEEIAEAFNYNSLATVHEHLSNLDRKGYIRKSFNESRAIEILPSEVFPKAIELPIRGSVAAGLPLEAFESSETIAVPDAFVRRAGEHYVLRVRGNSMIEEQISDGDYVVVHDRPSADNGEMVIAMLEDNGATVKRFYRERDGRIRLQPANATMEPIYARAEDVQVKGVVVGVMRRY
- the trpD gene encoding anthranilate phosphoribosyltransferase, with the protein product MSSPVIQGVLKRLVAGETLSGDEAAQAFDAVMRGEGTSAQMAALLMGLRVRGERASEVAGAARALRTAMTRLDVPRPDELVDTCGTGGGGVTTFNISTAAAVLAAGAGVRVAKHGNRSFTSKSGSADVLEALGVPIDLPVARMGEVLDEAGIVFMFAPTMHPAMRHVGPVRREMGIQTVMNLIGPLANPAMAGRQVIGVADPTRLELIAGALAELGTVHSLVVHGAPGMDEISPLGSTTVIELQGGSVRRYEFHLEEVGLAPCVPADLGGGEPAQNAEIVERVLLGKGRPGAESAVVLNAGAALYVAGKAKDLAAGVTLAREALAAGAGWDALGRLRRACVTK